One part of the Clostridium thermosuccinogenes genome encodes these proteins:
- a CDS encoding DUF2284 domain-containing protein, protein MEEQYYIDRALELGADHAVAFSIGDIEFDSRTILKCMFGCGDWGKGHTCPSRPGSLKPWEYEQVFKRYSWGIIIHSTSKKVSQEVSFQIEREAFLNGKYMAFSLSDCAICSECMGLKGKECANPIKARPAFHSVGIDVFKTVRKFGLPIETLKDKDQEQNWYSAVFIE, encoded by the coding sequence ATGGAGGAACAATATTATATCGACAGAGCTTTGGAACTGGGAGCAGATCACGCGGTCGCCTTCAGTATTGGTGATATTGAATTTGATTCCCGGACAATATTAAAGTGCATGTTCGGTTGCGGGGATTGGGGCAAAGGCCATACATGCCCTTCAAGGCCAGGTTCGCTCAAACCGTGGGAGTATGAGCAGGTGTTTAAGAGATATTCGTGGGGCATCATTATACACTCTACCAGCAAGAAAGTTTCCCAGGAGGTTTCCTTCCAGATTGAAAGGGAGGCGTTTCTGAACGGGAAATACATGGCCTTTTCGCTGAGCGACTGTGCTATATGCTCCGAATGCATGGGGCTTAAGGGAAAGGAATGCGCCAATCCGATAAAGGCAAGGCCGGCGTTTCACAGCGTAGGGATTGACGTGTTCAAGACGGTCAGAAAATTCGGTCTTCCTATTGAAACATTAAAAGACAAGGATCAGGAGCAGAACTGGTACTCGGCGGTCTTTATAGAATGA